The Chryseobacterium sp. 7 genome includes a region encoding these proteins:
- a CDS encoding IS982 family transposase → MICFDKITDIFCIVDEFCEDFEKFSEPFLLGNKPKKKPRMSTSEVITITLLFHLSGFRTFKHFYIYYVQKHMTQDFPQTVSYNRFVELMQSALMPMTLFAKTCCLGTCTGISFVDSTPIRVCKNKRIKRNKVFKDIATTGKSTMGWFHGFKLHIIINDKGELLSFCVTQANVDDREPLKNESFLQSIFGKLLGDKGYISEKLTQLLFVDGIQLITSIRNNMKNSLMEMNDKILLRKRSIIETVNDELKNICQVEHSRHRSVVNFMTNLVTGIIAYNFLPKKPSLKYETLKTNQLAMFF, encoded by the coding sequence ATGATTTGTTTTGATAAAATTACGGATATTTTTTGTATTGTTGATGAGTTTTGTGAAGATTTTGAAAAATTTTCAGAACCTTTCCTCCTTGGAAACAAACCAAAAAAGAAACCCAGAATGAGCACTTCTGAAGTCATCACAATTACGCTGCTTTTTCATCTGAGTGGTTTTAGGACTTTTAAACATTTTTATATTTATTATGTGCAAAAACATATGACACAAGATTTCCCCCAAACTGTTTCCTATAATCGCTTTGTAGAATTAATGCAGTCTGCATTGATGCCTATGACGCTATTTGCAAAAACCTGTTGTTTAGGAACTTGCACAGGAATATCTTTTGTAGACAGCACACCAATAAGAGTTTGTAAAAATAAAAGGATAAAACGGAACAAAGTGTTCAAAGATATTGCTACCACAGGAAAATCTACCATGGGTTGGTTTCATGGTTTCAAACTTCATATCATCATCAATGACAAAGGTGAACTTTTAAGTTTTTGTGTAACACAGGCAAATGTTGATGATAGAGAACCGTTGAAAAATGAATCTTTTTTACAGTCTATTTTTGGGAAGTTGCTCGGAGATAAAGGTTATATCAGCGAAAAATTGACCCAATTATTATTTGTAGATGGAATTCAATTAATCACCAGTATTCGCAATAATATGAAGAACAGTTTGATGGAGATGAACGATAAAATTTTACTTAGAAAGCGCTCTATCATTGAGACAGTGAATGATGAGTTGAAAAATATTTGCCAAGTAGAGCACTCCAGACATCGCTCGGTTGTAAACTTTATGACCAATCTTGTAACAGGAATAATTGCCTATAATTTTTTACCCAAAAAGCCATCTCTAAAATATGAAACATTAAAAACCAATCAATTAGCTATGTTTTTTTAA
- a CDS encoding DUF2851 family protein: MTEKLLQYLWNYKVFKHFNFKDIEGNSVEIIHFGKWNTNAGPDFSDAKIKINGLLLAGNIELHIRSSDWIFHNHSQDPNYQNIILHVVYQHDTDLHDLTGKNIPTLELKDYLDENIIQKYEKLVHQEEFIACETLFETEKIPVNFHEENIFKKLDEKSMELEQSLIRYKNNFEAVLFHSFAYSFGLKVNAHIFRQIAESVDYSIINLSSIKKT; the protein is encoded by the coding sequence ATGACGGAAAAACTACTTCAATATCTTTGGAACTATAAGGTTTTCAAACATTTTAACTTCAAGGATATTGAAGGGAATTCCGTTGAGATCATCCATTTCGGAAAATGGAATACCAATGCCGGTCCGGATTTTTCGGATGCTAAAATCAAAATCAACGGCTTACTTCTCGCAGGAAATATTGAACTGCACATCCGCTCTTCAGACTGGATTTTCCACAATCATTCCCAAGATCCCAATTACCAGAATATCATACTTCATGTTGTGTATCAGCATGACACAGATCTTCATGATCTTACCGGAAAAAATATTCCCACTTTGGAACTGAAAGATTATCTGGATGAAAATATCATTCAGAAATATGAAAAGCTTGTTCATCAGGAAGAATTTATCGCCTGCGAAACTCTATTCGAAACAGAAAAAATCCCGGTCAATTTCCATGAGGAGAATATTTTCAAAAAACTGGATGAGAAATCTATGGAGCTTGAGCAGAGTTTAATCCGGTATAAAAATAATTTTGAAGCCGTTTTATTTCACAGTTTTGCTTATTCTTTTGGATTAAAAGTTAATGCCCATATTTTTCGGCAAATTGCAGAAAGCGTGGATTACAGCATTATTAACCTGAGTTCGATTAAAAAAACATAG
- the bshA gene encoding N-acetyl-alpha-D-glucosaminyl L-malate synthase BshA, which produces MKIGILCYPTYGGSGIVATELGMSLANKGYEVHFISSALPARLDITNPNIFFHRVNVQTYPLFQYQPYDIALSSMIYRVVNLYKLDLLHAHYAIPYAYAAFTAKQMLQEDNNDIPLVTTLHGTDITLVGQHPSYKHAVEFSINQSDAITSVSESLKKDTLQFFNIKKEIQVITNFIDNSEFDDCSECQRTQFANPDEKILIHVSNLRPVKRVDEVLQIFKNVEKKVKSKLIIIGEGPDMEKVNQFLEENPDLISKIRLLGKVNDLYKILQLSDVFLLPSEQESFGLAALEAMAAYTPVISSNAGGIPEVNIQGETGYLAEIGNVEAMSNYTIKLLSNDELLAKMKQNAKDQAIKFDLKNILPIYEKMYRTTIENFNKELTKV; this is translated from the coding sequence ATGAAAATAGGCATACTTTGCTATCCCACATATGGAGGAAGCGGAATTGTAGCAACAGAATTGGGAATGTCTCTTGCCAATAAAGGATATGAAGTACATTTCATCAGTTCTGCACTTCCCGCAAGATTAGACATCACCAACCCGAATATTTTCTTCCACAGGGTAAATGTTCAGACCTATCCTCTTTTCCAGTATCAGCCTTATGATATTGCATTGAGTTCCATGATCTACAGGGTTGTGAATCTTTATAAACTGGATCTTCTTCATGCCCATTATGCCATTCCTTACGCATATGCAGCTTTTACGGCAAAGCAGATGCTTCAGGAAGACAATAATGATATTCCTTTGGTTACAACATTGCACGGAACAGACATTACCCTTGTAGGCCAGCACCCAAGTTATAAGCATGCTGTAGAATTCTCAATCAATCAGTCGGATGCGATTACTTCGGTTTCTGAAAGTCTGAAAAAAGATACCCTGCAGTTTTTCAATATCAAAAAAGAAATTCAGGTGATTACCAATTTTATTGACAATTCTGAATTTGACGACTGCTCAGAGTGCCAGAGAACACAGTTTGCCAATCCTGATGAAAAGATCCTGATCCACGTATCTAACCTTCGTCCTGTAAAACGTGTAGACGAGGTTCTTCAAATCTTCAAGAATGTGGAGAAAAAAGTAAAATCCAAACTGATCATCATTGGTGAAGGTCCGGATATGGAAAAAGTAAATCAGTTTTTGGAAGAAAACCCCGATCTTATTTCCAAAATTCGTCTTTTAGGAAAGGTGAATGATCTCTATAAAATCTTACAGCTTTCTGATGTATTTCTTCTTCCTTCCGAGCAGGAAAGTTTCGGTTTGGCAGCATTAGAAGCGATGGCAGCTTATACGCCGGTCATCAGTTCCAATGCAGGAGGAATTCCTGAGGTGAACATTCAGGGAGAAACCGGATATCTTGCTGAAATCGGAAATGTAGAAGCCATGAGCAACTACACTATCAAACTGTTAAGCAATGATGAACTTTTAGCCAAAATGAAACAAAATGCGAAAGATCAGGCTATAAAATTCGATTTGAAAAACATTCTTCCTATCTATGAGAAAATGTATAGAACAACCATAGAAAATTTTAATAAGGAGCTGACGAAAGTATAA
- a CDS encoding glycoside hydrolase family 3 protein, which produces MKKLLYTSLFITALISPKVKAQYQPKNASKEDVKKAQQWVDKTYKNLSQDEKLGQLFIVALYTNKGEEYISQVRNIVTADKIGGLILMQDDAGREINLVNEFQQKSKIPLMIGMDAEWGLYQRIATAHKFPWAMTLGAIQDKNLVYQMAAKIADDCHRMGINWDFAPVVDVNTNPNNPIIGNRSFGSEVNNVISSALSYSNGLQDNNILAAIKHFPGHGDTSTDSHLDLPVVSHSIDRLNTVELAPFKALMNKGIGGVMVAHLYVPSLESGKGIPASVSKNIITGLLKDKLGYKGLIITDALNMGAVANKYKPGELDAMAFKAGNDIMLFSQGVSEGKKLIQKAIDKGEISQSRVEESVKKILLTKYFLGLTQYTPKNPENINADLNNNSHTQLVQNLYSNALTLLKDEKKLLPLTGKQVYYVPLEEAPYQTFANRLGNHVIIKKSEEINTIPAGSTVIVGFHKDNSTAYKTYKISAESKKTLSDLTKNQNIILNIFGSAYALKDIDISKVSTVLVSYENNDDSMNATADALNGKTKIWGKLPVLVNDQLKPGMGIELNATASAKTN; this is translated from the coding sequence ATGAAGAAATTATTATATACTTCACTCTTTATTACCGCATTGATAAGTCCTAAGGTGAAAGCCCAGTACCAGCCCAAAAATGCCTCTAAGGAAGATGTAAAAAAGGCTCAGCAATGGGTAGATAAAACATACAAAAACCTTTCTCAGGATGAAAAATTAGGACAGCTTTTTATTGTGGCACTTTATACCAATAAAGGGGAAGAGTATATCAGCCAGGTAAGAAATATTGTTACCGCAGATAAAATTGGCGGTCTGATTTTAATGCAGGATGATGCAGGAAGAGAAATAAATCTGGTGAATGAATTTCAGCAAAAGTCTAAAATCCCTTTAATGATCGGGATGGATGCAGAATGGGGATTATACCAGAGAATTGCTACAGCACACAAATTTCCGTGGGCAATGACATTAGGCGCTATTCAGGATAAAAATCTTGTATATCAAATGGCAGCAAAAATTGCTGATGACTGCCACAGAATGGGGATCAACTGGGATTTCGCTCCTGTAGTGGATGTAAATACCAATCCTAATAATCCTATCATCGGAAACAGAAGTTTTGGCTCCGAAGTGAATAACGTAATCAGCTCTGCCCTGTCCTACTCTAACGGTCTTCAGGATAACAATATCTTAGCAGCAATCAAACATTTTCCCGGACACGGAGATACCAGCACAGACTCTCACCTTGACCTTCCTGTAGTTTCTCACTCGATAGACAGGCTTAATACAGTGGAACTGGCACCATTTAAAGCATTGATGAATAAAGGAATCGGCGGTGTAATGGTTGCTCACTTATATGTTCCAAGTTTAGAATCAGGAAAAGGAATTCCCGCTTCTGTTTCTAAAAACATCATTACAGGATTATTAAAAGATAAGCTGGGCTATAAAGGTTTAATCATCACCGATGCTCTGAACATGGGCGCTGTAGCCAATAAATACAAGCCGGGCGAATTGGATGCGATGGCTTTTAAAGCAGGAAATGACATAATGCTTTTCTCTCAGGGTGTTTCTGAAGGAAAAAAACTGATTCAGAAAGCCATTGATAAAGGAGAAATATCCCAATCCAGAGTAGAGGAAAGCGTGAAAAAAATTCTTTTGACCAAATATTTCCTCGGACTGACTCAGTATACACCAAAAAATCCTGAAAATATCAATGCTGACCTGAATAACAATTCTCATACCCAATTGGTACAGAATCTTTATTCTAATGCTTTGACTTTATTAAAAGACGAAAAGAAATTACTTCCTCTTACAGGAAAGCAGGTTTATTACGTTCCTCTTGAAGAAGCTCCTTATCAGACTTTTGCCAACAGATTAGGTAATCATGTAATCATTAAAAAGTCGGAAGAAATTAATACTATTCCGGCGGGTTCTACAGTAATTGTAGGGTTCCATAAGGATAACTCAACCGCTTATAAAACTTACAAAATATCGGCAGAATCCAAGAAAACACTGTCAGACCTTACGAAAAATCAAAATATAATACTGAATATATTCGGAAGTGCTTATGCATTGAAAGATATTGATATTTCAAAAGTCTCAACAGTTCTTGTTTCTTATGAAAACAATGATGATTCTATGAATGCTACTGCAGATGCTTTGAACGGAAAAACAAAAATATGGGGTAAACTTCCTGTGCTGGTGAATGATCAGCTGAAACCGGGAATGGGGATAGAGCTTAATGCAACTGCCTCAGCCAAAACCAATTAA